Within the Phaseolus vulgaris cultivar G19833 chromosome 9, P. vulgaris v2.0, whole genome shotgun sequence genome, the region TGAATTGGTAACTGATCcattgaatatatttaattatgaccattcaaatgttttttttaaattgtaaatctCTCTTGAAAATGTAATGAGTATTAATCTCTTTATTAAGAAGCTTTCCTCTCATTCTCTGAATAAAGGGAACTTTTGAGGAAGAGAAAAAATGAAGCAAATGAGAAGAGCAAcatagagagagaaaaaagtgAGTAGATATCCACCATAATGGTGAGATTAGAAATCCTAGTGAGATGCTAGAGATACTTTGTATTTCATCCTTCTTGGGTGAgattagatatgctagagagaCTTTGTATTTCATCCTTGTTGGGTGAGATTGAGTGTTATCCTCACGGAGTGAGAGGAACAAATATTGTAATCTCACTTTCATAGTGGAGGGGTTTTCCATCGTGATTGTGAGATTAGAAATCCTAGTGAAATGCTAGAGAGACATTGTATTCCATTCTTGGGTGAAATTGAGTGTTATACTCATAGAGtgagagaaacaaatattgtaatctCACTTTCATAGTGAAGGCGTTTTCCACCATAATGGTGATATTAGAAATCCTAATGATATGTTAGAGAGACGTTGTATTTCATCTTTGTTGGATGAGATTGAGTGTTATCCTCATAGAAGAGTGAGAGaaacaaacaaatattgtaatacCACTTTCATAGTGGAGACGTTTTCCACCATAATAGTGATATTAGAAATCCTAATGAGATGCTAGAGAGACGTTGTATTTCATCCTTGTTGGATGAGATTGAGTGTTATCCTCACAGAGTGAGAAGAAACAAACATTGTAATCCTACTTTCGTAGCGGAGACATTTTTTTGGACTAGGTCCTGTGGGTTTTTATTTCTCAAATGAGGAAGTTTTCCCAAGATAAAAATTCTCAAtgtcattattctatttttctatattttaattatttgctTATTGCTTCCGTAAGTGCCCATTTTGTATCTACACCAAAGGGGTGGATTAATTCTGAATTTTCCCAACAgttggtactattaatcttttttcttatttatttatttataatgttttttatgtCCCTGAGTCTTCATTTAACGTATTATCTATTAGTCGTCTCACTCGTTCCCTTGAttatgttatttcttttaccaaagattaTGTTTCTTTACAAGACCAGAGTTCGAGACAGATGACTGGAACTAGAATCCTAGTGTTGTCAAGATGCAAcagcttgttccaagtttatCTAATGTATATAGTTTATCGTGTGAGTCGTGTCAGTTAAGGAAGCACATTCATAGTTCTTTTCCTagtagtgtctcacaacgtgcttcATCTCCTTTTACCTTAGTTCACTCTATCATTTGGAgaccaagtcgtattaagtctaatttaggatttcattatttttttttattaatgactattcaagatgtacttaagtgtttttaatgaaaaaccgttctaagttgttttctatatttcaaatattttacaatgaaactaaaaatcaatttagaatttccattcgaattttgtgcagtgataatggacgtgagCATCTTTCtcattgttttaaaatttgtatgtcTTCTtatggtattcttcatcaaacttcatgtgcttatacacctcaacaaaaataaacatcttgttgaaacaactcatattattttaatccatggtgatgttcctTTTTGGTGTGATGTTGATCTTAGTtcatgttatctcattaatcacatgccatcttcagttttagatGACAAAAttccttattttattttatttccacatgaccctctccactctttacctcccaaaATTTTTGGGGCCACATgctttgttcataattttagtcttggtcttgataaattatctcctaagtcacacaaatgtgtccttttagggttcactagatcacaaaaaggatataaatcTTTCTCACCTTCTCtaaacctttattttatttcagcaaATGTCACCTTCAGTGAATTTTCCCTTTATTTTAAGTCTTGTCCTTATCCTTCTATGtcttcatctaatcaagttaatattcctcttgttgtgcTTAGTACACCTAAAGATTCCCCACTGCCACCAACTCTTAAGGTGTATAATCGTCATCAAATGTCTCATCGTCCATCATGACTCTCTTCTAgtgccaacacctcatccccctcTCTAGCTCCGACAGTTGAACTTGATCTTCTTATTGTTATTTGTAAAGGTATACATTCTActcgtaatccctctccacattatattgttttgagttaccatagactatctcaaccATTTTATACCTACATTTCTTCTATCTCTTTTGTATCCATTCTGAAATCTGTAGGTGATATCTTAACTCATCCTGGTTGGCATCAGgcatgcttgatgaaatgaatgtatttcagaataatggaacttgggaacttgttcctttaccatctaggaaatctgttgttggttgcaggtggatttttTCTATCAAAATTGGTCTTCatggtactattgatcgtctcaaagctcgtcttgtggctaagggttatacctaaatttttggtttagactatggtgatactttttctccaatGGAAAATATAGTTTATGTTCGCTTATTCATAGTCATGGCTGCTCTTCAACAATGACCTCTTTATCAACAGGATGTCAAAAATGCCTTTCAtaatggggatttgcaggaagaaatttatatggagcaactTCTCGATTTTGTTGCTCAGGGAGAGTCTTTTGGATTGGTATGTCGTGtaagaatatatggccttaaacgagaggggggtgaattatttaagaggggtttttgaaaactttttcaggtttaacaaaattctttgtgtaaAACCAGAATAGGAATCAAGTTGGCCAAGAATTTAAGCAATTTATTCAGCAAatcaatagaaaaataattggttgtttatatcagcaaagcttaaaacagaatttaaatgagttcaaAGTAAAAGAGaaatacaccaacagtttataccgATTCACTCttaagagctacatccagtccccagaatacCACTGGGTAAATCAcaaagtaatcaaaccagattaaaaaacacaaaccaccaaagtagtgaccttgaaccattcaagaaacacactacctttggcaaatcacaccaagagtattgatcttgaacaccttaagaacacacaatactccttggcaacacaacaccagaaatacagtagttttagaaaggattacacctgatcacagtacaatctgaattgaatacaattgcaatcctattccactctctcttgaaaatccaaagcttgatgtgaatcttgaaatcttaaaatcaattctgtcaaactgaatttctcaaaattgtttcttgcttatttgaaaacataaacaaaccatttatattttccaaagattggtcatagcaattaatgaaggagcgtactcagttgaaaaacatttaaagcagattcaccattcaaaacagaattttgttaggattttcaaacaaacaatcggttgaaactacgaaacaaccgattgtttggcttgacaatcaagtcaaccaaaccaaaatagttttcaaccttttcaaaactcctaagaggttgattcgacaaaacaacaggttgtttttcacttagttggaaaaacacttgatttcaaaaaggtttttaaTCACATCAgatttagattcaacaaaggagtggatcacactttattctACCCAAATCTCACCCAAACACAGCAACAACACTAGcttttcatcaaacaccttggatttggattcttcaaagcacatgATCACTTTTGATCAACATgtcgtcttcgcaaatccttatatggcctcaagcagtctcctaAGGCTTGctttggaaaatttagcaatgttgttcaacagtttGGTATGACTCGTAATGAAGcagatcattcagttttttatcgtcactTGAGTGTTGGGTGTAcctatcttgtagtatatgttgatgacattattCTTACTAGCAGTGATCACCATGacatctcacaagtaaaacaacacctttgtcaacacttttAGACCAAAGATCTTGACAAACTCATATTTCTTGGGAACTGAGGTAGCACAATCAaatactggtattgttatctctcaaagcaaatatgcattggatattttggaggaaattgggttgatgaattcaaaatttattgaTACTCCCATGAATCCCAATGTCAAACTTCTATCCAATcagggggagcctctttcagatcATGAGAAGTACAAAagattagttggaaaattgaacTATTTCATTGTTACTgtcctgatatttcctttgcagtcgATGTTGTGAgtaaatttcttaattctccatgtgaagatcattggaatACAGCCATTCGTATattgaagtacattaaaggctctcctgAAAAAAGTTTGTTATATGCCATACTAAAGTCATTTGTTATTAAGATGTTGAATGGGCAGGATCTCCATTTGATAGGAGATCAACTTCCAGTTATTGTatctccattggtgataacttgatctcttggaagaaaaagaaacaaagtgttgtggcgAGATCTAGTGCAAAAGCACAATATAGAGCTATGACTTCAGCTACTCGTGAgtttatttggcttaaacagttacttaaagaattgcaatttggagagaTCACTCAAATAACACTTGTTTGTGATtgaaaggaccaaacatattgagattgattgtcatttcattcgagaaaagattatatcgagagatatcaagactaagtttgttaattcaaataatcaattagcagataCCCTTACGAGGgcctaggattgattacatttgtaacaaactgggtacatatgatctataaGCACCAACTTGAGGGAGAATgttagatattatgagatattatagatattgttagatatttctatttatgtaatgagcttagcccatatgtttcttttcctatataaacataaccctatggtTCAATATACATAAaagatttaccctattctttcttttcttttaataatctCATACCACTTGAGCGAGATACCTCTACAGAGAATAACCCGGTTTAGTTTCCTCCTTTCTCAAACATCCACTTACATGCTCGAGCGTCTACCACTTGAACATTCTCATAATGATTAAGTGTTCTGGTTGAGTGATATACTTATCACGCTTACTTATCACGCTTATTGTAATAAGTTCTAGAACATGAACTCATTGTTTCACTAGTACTTGAACGCTCTAGACCTTGCTTGAGCATAATGACCTAGATACATGGTCTTCAATATTCAAAAACCCAAGCACCACCACCATGATTCTCACTTAAGTGACCAGACATTCACTTGAGCGACATCTCTAGTAGAGGAGAGAATTTGGCTTAACATTTCTTTTGCTTAAATACAAGCTTTCACTTGAACTATTATCCCCATTGCTTTAATGTCTGTAATATCATTTAAATGATGGTGAACAATAAAGACAATCATTACACACCACTTGAACATTGCTTGAGAGGTGAGTCACCGCTTGAGCAAATCGCACGAGTGATAGTGCAACGAGagcaatatttttcaaaatatagaaaattcAACCAGAAGAAGCACAACTAAAACTTACTTTATTCATCCAACATATCAATCATATTGTTCAtttctaaataattaattaaatcttatattttttacatatcTTTAGAAACTTCAACTTCATTCAAAGGTACAAGTATATTCATTTACTCATAAgttaactttatatatatatatatatatatatatatatatatatatatatatatatatatatatatatatatatatcatgaaCTCCCCTTACTTGGAAGTAGTGTGTTTAGTAGTTACATTGAAACTTTCAGAAATTCTCAATGTTCTAAGTAAATCACCCAAATATCAAATCTTACACCAACATCTTTTTCTTTACAAACATCCAAAGAGgagaaaacaaaaatagcaCAATCTTTTATAGAGATTAAGCCACTTAATCCCCAATCACAATTTTAATTGtccaatttttgtttcttatcttTCACATGTCTTGGCAGGACAACAATGTTAtagttattttctaaaattaattttttttaataaaatataaaagagtttTAGAAAGATAgaattatgaataaaataaaaaatattgtctatactttatttataattttttttatctatttaaaatttatctctAAATGAAACTCAAGTCATACAAATTTTTGTAACCTAATACTGTTcgaacaatttaaataaaaaaatgtagagGAAATAAAACATGTTCATTGTTTGGTTGCACACCATTGACATGATTACTCATGTATAGGACCTTTTTGGTTTACTAAAAGGAAGCAAGGAATAACACGACACAACTATTTATTTGACATTTGGTTTTAAAAAGGGTCGagacaaaagaaaaatgttaaaaacTTGCAAGAGCATCTTCAAGAGTGCACCCAGTTTGGTCTTTGAACTACTTTTTACAGGTCTTACCCTTCAACCTAAGATTCAAAACCTGTGATTCTATTTAGAAATTTATGCATTTTGGCCGTTTAGCTTTAACTTTTAACGTTACGTTAAAagtatatattgttttattataattttctcAAAACAATATTTTGATTGCATCTACCTCTATAATTCGgaatcataaaaaattaaatttatggaATTAGTGAAACAATATTTGATGAGAGTATTAGTAAAGAGACGCTCCAAACACTCATGACCATGTGAAACAAAATTTGACTGgtaagattatatatatatatatatatataattctcaAGTCACTGTTGAATAATTGAGTGGATGGAGACAGATAGTGTAATTGACACCtctctttaaaaataaaacaaataatgattgtcttattaaaaaataataaaaacgcCAGCTTTATGTTATGCTGTCAAAAACAATGGTGTTTGAAAactgcattttttttatctgaaaGTGCATCAGTTTAGGTCAAAAAGTGAAGACCATCATGCAGTCACGCATATGTATTCTGCATTTTTTTTTGGATAGTATTGTTTGTTTATTTAGTTGTTTATGTACGTATGCTGACAAGAAAAGttaatttaaatgataaaaaattgtttttctaaaGTATAAAATAGGGCGAAAGTGCTTGTTGACAGACTAGGACTATTGTCATTAAAAAACTGATATTAGTTGGAAGAATCTATAATGAACTTATAAcaattaataacaataaaatctAAGCTAAGGGACCGTTAATAGGATTCATTAGATAAGCAGGATTTCAAAGTAAAAAGTGCCAATTTCAAACAAATCAGTCAAAAGTTGAGGGTTAGCTTGCATTTCACGTTGCTTCCAATGAATCTAAATAATTACAAGACGACAACATAAACTTTTATGAGATGGTCAATGAACTCTTCTCTTTCTTATTATTTCCCTTTTGGCAACACAAGTAATGGCAAAATTCATGCTGCTTTGGCAAAATTAAGCTAAACTGGCACTGTAAAAAAGTAAACACAATATCTTAATTGCGATAAGAAAAATGAATGCAAAATAAATAAGGATAttgaattcatttgaattttcataAATCATAGCAACAGCCACCTTTGATATGATGTTCATTTCCGTTTTCATGACTAAAACAAGGTTAGAGTCGCTTCAATTGCAAATAGTAATAACAATGAAAAAACTAAGGATATTAAATCCCAAGTCCCAACATATCCAAATCTACATGAACATTGCAATGAAAGTATGAAACTGCACGAGTAGCATATGCATTCTGCAAACCATAAGTTAAAACCCCAGTGTAAGTAACTGTGTCTGTATCTTTGTACCTTTTCCTCCCATGTAGCAAACCCAGTGCCAATATAACTTATGCTTCAAGATCTTCAGCTTTAACGAATTCTATCCAGCCAATCAATGCTCTTCCGTGGCCTCTCAAACTGAACATCAACACTTCTCCTGGATTTATCTTGGAACTCAATGCTTCTTGATTTATCATTGTACTCTACGCTTCTTCGTGACCTCTCCATCTGATCAAATTGGACTCTTATCTTTTCTAACTTTTCAGTATTATTGAATTTGAATTCatgaaatttcattttttctgTCCTATCAGTGCTTTTCCTTGGTTTGTCCCTCTGATCGGTACTCTTCCTCGGTGTTTCAAAGCAATCGGTACTTCCTCTGGATTGTTCAACTCTATCTACACTTCTCCTGAAACTCACTCTTTGGGATGGTGGCTTCTCCACCGAGGATATGAATTTTCTGAGATGTCGTAAATATTCAGGATAGAGTTCCAAATTACAGTGATTTCCTCCTTTGAGCCATAAAGGTTCATATTTCTGTTGGCACAGCTCCCACAACTGCTTGCCATGAGAGCAATCAACAACCTCATCAGCAGTTCCCTGAAGAGAGTATGGGAATGACTAGAGATTAGTAAAGCCACATGGAATGCTTTGTACCCAAAAATATGACTACAGAAAACCAATGTTTGCTAAGTTACCATATTCACAAGAAGTCCGATTTCAAAATGTTTAAATGGGCAACAAAGGCTGATTTCTCTTTAAATTTTATGCAGAAAAGTCAGCTATAATGAACATATTTCTACTTCTTGTGTTAACTAGCTCGTGTAAGTGTTGTTCCCCATTTATCAACGCATTTCATGATTTTTCATCACAAACGTCAGCAGCTAAAAGGCAGGTACTAAATAGTTACACTTAAGTTGTTTGTATTAGAAGAGATTCTATTTGTCGCTTGGAACACCAAGCCAGCACACTAAGCACTGTCTTAAGGGCTACGACCATTATAGAAGTTGGTAAAATTGGATACCAGTAAAAGGCATAAAGTAACTACTGAAATCATGattgtaaaaaaatagtaaGAAGATTCAACAAGATAAGCAAGGAATACTCACATGAATTACTAGTACCGGACACTTCACCAATGGAATTTTATCGATGTTCTGTAATATAACATAGAACTAAGCTCAGACACACCACATGCATCATTTTCAAATCAAATGACACCAAGCAAATACGAAATGAAAATTGTAACCTTATAAATGTCAAACCAGTATGTCCGTTTCACAGGGTACATGACTCTCAGTCCTGATAGTATAGGACTGTGGAGAACAACAGCCCTTAGTCGGGGTAAACGGGAAGCAAGATCCAAAGTAGGACCGCTTCCAACAGATTGACCATAAAGGATGATGTCTTCCTGCTTAGCACCATAGTTCTCTTCAAGATACTTATATGCAGCTTCAATGTCAGCATAAGTATTATGCTCACTTGGCTGTGGAAAATATGCAGATTAGTTTTTCCATGACGCTTCTGTCCGCTGAGAACAACAGAATAAAATAAACCAGAAAGAAGTGCATAGAGCAGTTACCTTTCCTGATGACTGTCCATAGCCAGAGTAATCATATCTGCATTATGTTTGATACAATATGCTTAAAAACGTTAGTAACATATAACTTTACAAATGATAAGCACGCATAGTACTTCAAGTAaacttttatcattttctttgttTGGGGGGAGGTCCTTTAGATTAATTCTATCAAGTAAAGATCTATATAGTACAGTCTCAAACATGATTTCTGGTCGTGTGACCTCCTCATTTGTACCACAATAAAACATCTCTTGTGCAAACAATTATTTTACCACATAAAAAAGCAACattcaaaagagaaaacaagaCTGAAATTAGCGGGGATAAAGTGAGCGTAATAGATTAGCATCTGATAGGTAACTTTTGGATGTTCAACTCAATCGTGAAATTTCTTTGCTGGCATTCCTAAATTAATCGTCATAGTTTACAATTTCAATGGTTATTATAGAGATGTTGCTGTAATCCCTGAATTGTTGGTAAACAATCGCCCCATGTGGAATTGTAATCGAGTAAATGACATACCAATTTGAGAAGTTCAGAAACCGACAACCCAACCATACCAACCCATCTAAATATCACTTATAACAGCAAAGGGATTTGCTAATACTAGAGAAAAACGTTCAAAATACGAGCTTTATTCCCAttggagataaaaaaaaaaaatcaaccggCACTTCCAGAAGAACCCAAAAGAAATCCTTCGAACATCATTAATGTCACACATCAATTTCTCGAACAAGTTAAGCCCCTAATTACCAACTTCGTATTCACTCACGTTCCACCAAGCTTCAGCCAAAGGTAAAGAGAACCACAAGTATAGATATAttcaaaaatacaaacaaaaggCTAGATATATTCAAAATTCCAACTTCACATTCATCCCATTTAGCCGACATATTACTTTTTGTTTCCCCACAAGTATCTCTTTCGACGAAAATCTGGTTCAAACTACTATCGTACACTAGTTCCTTCTGCAAGGCTCAGCCCCCAATTGGTCATTTAGCTGACAAATTGAGtacaaaaaaatttgaaaacgaTCGAACACCACACTCCGAAATTCACCTGATCTACTTAACATAATCACACAGGAAccacaaaaaaatgataaatttagcCCACTAGGCAACCAGGTCCACACAGAGGAACACCACAGGTGGAAATTACCACAGCCCCAAATCCTAGCAGATAAGATTCAAGTTAACACATCATCTTTGACCAATGAGCAACAAGCCCATCAACATCAACGACCATAACCGAATCAAGAATCCCAAAcccaagagagagagagagagagggagggAGAGAGAACTACAAAGCTTGAAGTAAATACCCGATGAGATTGACGCGGAGGTGGATGCTCAACTCTACGAAGAGCTCGTACATCTGACCAATATCGGCGGCATTGCCGTGGGAGTAAAGGACGGTAGACTTGGCGGTGGGATGGCGAACGTAGACGGCGACGATCTCCGTGCCACGGCGGTTGGGGAAGCGGAGAACCTCCACGTTCTCGCGGTGCGGGAAAGGGTCCATGAGCAGCAGCCCCGTGGCCTCCTCCTTGACCAGCCTATACGACGGTGGATTCGGAGGGAAGAACGCCAACTTCGCCGCCATTGAAGAAGTCACACCTcccatcttcttcttccttcgaAAAACTCACTCagtcactcactcactcactggCTTCTTCGATTCTCACATTCACCTTCACCTTTTTGGTGTGAAATGAACCTGACCTCACTCACTCGCagggtttttatttatttatttatttatttatttatttattattattgggttgtaattaattagttttttatttgttttgggGGTGGGAAAATAACAGTGTTAGATGATGGAGTCGCattcttatattattattattcctaTTCCTATTCTTATTCCTATTCCTATTATTCCCATTCCTATCTATCTATTAATTACTTGTCTCTAATACAGTTAGTTCCACGTGTTATCCTCTTGGCCTGGTGTTTTTTCTTTCTCACTTGTGGTCTCTTTATTCCCATTTCCATTTCCAACCATTTTATTTTCCCACCACcctaaaattattataatttctacataatatatactttttatttaatatattaagtCATTATAAAATGTTTATCTGACTTGTTTGCTTACTTACTACAATTTGATGTACATTTGTTACtttaaattctttataaaaaaatatttttttgcttGTTACAGGTTTTTAAACAATCAAAAACTGGAAAAGATcatcaattttattatattccaaaactattgaaaacacttttttataaattcaaattccttcacaaatttatttttctattagaaacaaacataaattaacttctaatatttaaaaaaaacaattattaaattttttttagacTATAATCGCCTTTTAAGGATCTTGAAAATTTTGGTCTTTAATAAATAgttcaattttaaataatgaGATGGCATGAAATTAGTTTTgaatatacaaataaataactCTTTAATAATAAGAAATTCATGTTTAtggatattaaaataatatttttattaataaaaaaactttcatGAAACGTGTCATCACACACAGTTAAGTGgttattctttaatttttgttgttgtgagAAGTAGCATCACAGTGAGTCACTTAATACATACATTGTCATTATTTATAACAATCAAAATGGTTACACATGTAGCTTTAAGGCCCCC harbors:
- the LOC137820738 gene encoding uncharacterized protein isoform X1; this translates as MGGVTSSMAAKLAFFPPNPPSYRLVKEEATGLLLMDPFPHRENVEVLRFPNRRGTEIVAVYVRHPTAKSTVLYSHGNAADIGQMYELFVELSIHLRVNLIGYDYSGYGQSSGKPSEHNTYADIEAAYKYLEENYGAKQEDIILYGQSVGSGPTLDLASRLPRLRAVVLHSPILSGLRVMYPVKRTYWFDIYKNIDKIPLVKCPVLVIHGTADEVVDCSHGKQLWELCQQKYEPLWLKGGNHCNLELYPEYLRHLRKFISSVEKPPSQRVSFRRSVDRVEQSRGSTDCFETPRKSTDQRDKPRKSTDRTEKMKFHEFKFNNTEKLEKIRVQFDQMERSRRSVEYNDKSRSIEFQDKSRRSVDVQFERPRKSIDWLDRIR
- the LOC137820738 gene encoding uncharacterized protein isoform X2 gives rise to the protein MGGVTSSMAAKLAFFPPNPPSYRLVKEEATGLLLMDPFPHRENVEVLRFPNRRGTEIVAVYVRHPTAKSTVLYSHGNAADIGQMYELFVELSIHLRVNLIGYDYSGYGQSSGKPSEHNTYADIEAAYKYLEENYGAKQEDIILYGQSVGSGPTLDLASRLPRLRAVVLHSPILSGLRVMYPVKRTYWFDIYKNIDKIPLVKCPVLVIHMRLLIALMASSCGSCANRNMNLYGSKEEITVIWNSILNIYDISENSYPRWRSHHPKE